The following proteins are encoded in a genomic region of Tigriopus californicus strain San Diego chromosome 6, Tcal_SD_v2.1, whole genome shotgun sequence:
- the LOC131882825 gene encoding UPF0047 protein YjbQ-like produces the protein MACSANHSKGSGSAVGAGLIVGQTPAWLQRKIHLRPQHRGVHLVTEEILRQLPELSQFTVGLMHIQLLHTSASLAINENWDPDVRDDMEMMLNRIVPEDMPFRHSCEGPDDMPAHVKACFLGSNLTVPVSDGKLNLGTWQGVWLCEHRDRAGSRKVLVTVNGALRDPERTPVSPTSPIASTTSS, from the exons ATGGCTTGCTCGGCCAATCACAGTAAAGGCTCGGGATCGGCTGTTGGCGCGGGCCTCATTGTCGGCCAGACTCCAGCCTGGttgcaaagaaaaattcaTCTCAGACCACAACACAGAGGGGTTCATTTGGTCACAGAGGAAATACTGAGACAG CTACCTGAGTTGTCCCAGTTCACTGTTGGCCTGATGCACATACAGCTCCTTCACACCTCGGCCAGTCTGGCCATCAACGAGAATTGGGATCCAGACGTTCGAGACGACATGGAAATGATGCTCAACCGGATAGTTCCAGAGGACATGCCATTCCGACACTCTTGTGAAGGACCGGATGACATG CCTGCCCACGTGAAAGCCTGCTTTTTAGGCTCCAACCTGACCGTCCCAGTCTCAGATGGCAAACTCAACCTTGGAACCTGGCAGGGTGTGTGGCTTTGTGAGCACCGAGATAGGGCGGGGTCTCGGAAAGTGTTAGTGACGGTCAACGGGGCTCTTCGGGACCCTGAACGGACTCCGGTATCCCCGACCTCGCCCATTGCCTCCACAACGAGTAGCTAA